gtgagtatggtgtctgtgtgtgtctgtgtttttttcttttgggggggtcccgccggagttgtcctttaaacttaccagaaatccaggtccagtctcctgatggcagattttctgcttgagtaaacacaggaattccggccagtacagagagtcacggctcaatgtgtccatcaatcacatgactgccttctctctgtgagcgctcagatggcctgggatacacagcacttcctgttttctgactgtttcctgtgtttgagaaaaaaagaagagtcagaaaaaaggaagtgccgtattttccatgataagtaacataaataaataatgaatgtaaattgcaaacttgctttatatcacatctactgttaatttagattttgaaagttaaaacgacagtgacactttaaggaacttgaaggtgctttttttttttttttttaacaatcctTACTTGATAAATAGGCCCCTTGACTATTAGCACATCACAAATCGTCTCACTGCTGGAACCACCAGCCATCTGCTGTAACGTGTAAGTAAAcctggtagtaaaaaaaaaaaatatagaaattatTTCAGTTCTTTACAGAGCTTCAAAGCTATGATTAGAAGCATTTGTTTAGGTGACAACTTTAATACAAAGATATAGATGGTCTAAATATCTAGAGCAATGTAGCCTTATAAGCAGTTTGAAATATGttttctagctgacagttttAGTGTTTAAATGTAATACATATGAACTATAAGTAACATGAACTAAGTGTTCATTTTTATCTTTTGCAGGAAACATATTTGTTGTAAGCCTGGCTGTGGCAGACTTGGTGGTGGCTATTTACCCATATCCCTTGGTAGTGACATCAATATTTCGAAAAGGGTGGAATCTTGGATACCTTCATTGCCAAATAAGTGGATTCTTGATGGGAATAAGTGTCATAGGATCTATATTTAACATTGCAGGGGTCGCAATCAACCGCTATTGCTATATTTGCCATAGCCTCAAGTATGACAAGTTGTACAGTGACAAAAATTCATTGTTTTATGTGATTCTGATTTGGGTGCTAACATTCATTGCCATTGTGCCAAACTTATTTGTTGGATCATTACAATATGATGCTCGGATCTACTCCTGTACCTTCTCACAGTCTGTTAGTTCAGCGTACACCATAGCTGTGGTGTTTTTCCATTTTATACTCCCAATAACCATAGTAACGTTTTGCTACTTACGTATTTGGATCTTGGTCATTCAAGTGAGACGTAGAGTAAAACCAGATAACAAGCCCAAACTGAAACCTCATGACTTCAGAAACTTTTTGACAATGTTTGTGGTATTTGTCTTATTCGCAGTCTGCTGGGCTCCATTGAACTTTATAGGTTTGGCTGTTGCTGTAAACCCAGATACAATTTTACCTAGAATCCCAGAATGGTTATTTGTTGGCAGTTATTACATGGCATATTTCAACAGTTGCCTTAATGCAATCATATATGGCCTCCTGAACCAAAACTTCAGGAGGGAATACAAGAGGATTATCATCTCGATTTGTACTGCAAGGATTTTCTTTCAAGAAAGTTCTAATGATGGAGCGGAGAAGATTAAAAGCAAACCATCACCAATGTTAACAAACAATAATCAAGTCAAGGTTGACTCGGTATAAACTTGGATTCTGCATGTACATGTAAATATTATTAAATGGGAACTCCACATATATGTATTAAAGAAGTGCTCCCAGAAACAATGATACTTTTCCTCTCTGGtgtacaatgtatttttttttttaattcctataTGAGTCGATTATGACCTGGATCCCCAACACAGATTTACTGAAACCTGCAGCAAGTTATGTTTGGAGGAGAAGTCACTTTCTTTATTATTCCAATAAGAAGCAAATCAATGCACTCATTAGAGGGAATTGTTGTGCACAAACACAATGCAGGTTTCTGTGAGTAGCAGTGTCACTCACATGATTCTGGTCAGGTTCGGAACAAACCCAATAATCAACTCATAATGTCACCAGAAGGCAAGCTATCGTAACTATACTACATTGTACAACAGGGAGGTGGCCAAAATATCATTTTTGTTGGGTGTGTTTTATGAATGTCACCATAGGCCTACCTGTGATATCATGGTCTATTGATTTCACAGAATAAGAGTTTAGACATCAGCTAGCTGTCCACAAAGTATAACTGATCTTTTCCAGTTTTCTCAAGTAGTTTGGATTTTATAATATATAGTTGCAGTTTTCAGACACTTACAGATCTGTACACAGCTTTATAAATCTCTGTTTGGGTTTCTCCCCCAGTGGTGTCTGTTGACAGACAGCATTTTATTTACTTATTAGGCTCCTCCCctatttgtttattaattaatcatTCACTCTGCATCTCATAGAATtctatggagagtggagggggATGAGGACAGAGCAGCAGACTGAGACAAAGGCAGAGAGAGACACAGCTAAAAGATTTAGTAAGTGTTATATGATATCCAAGCCTACAATATCTGcagtataatttttttcaaatgcaaaataaaataaatgaaattcCCCAATATATTTAGCAGGAGTTCTCATTTAATAACAGATTTATAAATCTAGAATTAAGGCGTATTACTTGGCATGACAGCCAGTAAACCATGCTATCTATCATAATGCAATACTATACCTCCAATAAAGTATTCAGGGCAAGTTAGTAGATGTCTGTACATTTCTACATGATAGTTATGAATCTACCAGTTTACTAttaaaatgataaaaatgcaatgtatatttaaCTTCACATAGTACTATATTCATACATTCAGTTGTTTATACATAAAAAAGTGGATACAGACACAGATGTACGCTGTGTGTCAATGTATACATCTGATTGACACAATGATTACTCTTCCATTAGCGCCATCGAAATCAATAGCCATTGTCAATATGTCAATGACAGGGGcgacatctgtgtgtgtgtacagaatATCACCTATGTGAACTGTCCTACAGTATACCAAGCCAGTAGAATGTACTAAACAAAATGCTGGTCTTATGCTAAGCCATGAGTATTTATACTAAAGTTACATTAACCAAAGTATAATATAAGTTATTATCAACTCTGCACTTGATACACAGTAGACACATGGGACTGGAAGAACAATATTATTTTCTTATGTGCGTATTTATCTATGTTTCATTGAAAGAAATATCTGAACACTACAACACTGATTGTTAAAATGTATTgactgtatataattttttttcacagaGGCCTAACCACTGCTTATATAAACTTTACAGACTTTGCACTTTATCTGCTTAGATATATTTTACATAGATACTTGAACACAGGAATAAGATTTGGGCAGCTATGGTATGCTGTAATGAAATCCCATCAGCAATATACTGTAGGTGCCTAAGATCATGTCAACTTTTAGGTATTTTGAAATGCATGCCAATACATTGCCAAGGatcttattaataaaaactgtttACATTTAGATCTAACACTCAGACATATTGTGTAAATAGACTACAATCACGTCGATCAAGGAGAACGGTTGTCCTCTGTCTTCTTTAAACATGTTTTGTCCTTATCATTAGTATTAAGAATTTGATTTTCCTGCATCTGGAAATCTAAAATCCCTGCTGTCTAAATCTGTGTTTAAGTTGTTGATCTTTTGCTTTGGGTTCTTTTGCCTTATTTGAGAGAATATATTACTCTATTGATTATTATATTGATATTTCTTTGACTCAAGATTTTGGCAGGTTTGAAGCTTGCAATAAATGTACTTGCCTTCATGGACTTAAACGTTCAAATCTTTGTAACATCACACGTGCAAGCCTTCAAACTGCGATGGAAATTGTCTTTGGATCACTGTGGGGAATTTTAAGTtgtttttgacctttttttttaatcaagtcaAGTGCTGCCATGTATTTTAGAGTGATTTTATGCAATAAAATACTATATCATCTTAAGACTGTCTCATGCTGTATCATTTCTTTAATAGTTAAATTACCAAatgtttatataaatatatatatatatatatatattaatatatatatatatatatatatatatatatatatatatgctaaaaaggggtcagtggagcctcagttacaagtctcaaaacacgggaatagccagatatccctctctccagagaacgaagcccattgccaaggggtgcctcctagtggggagagcaccaaacctccctgatacgtagtccctcaggtcctcactctgttgcgagcattgggacctaattagggaaacaccagggtggcccctgtaagtcaaagtctaactctgtggcgagtataacgacataagacaagggttaccaaggctaggcatccatccacagactgcagtttcggggtatttgcccctcatcagtgtggagcaggattctggctactggggcaatgataaatagaccaacaaaacacaacaatcactgaactcagggagaacagtgaaaaattccaatggagtactcatttacgagtctccattgattgtcccatacaaaatttaaatatgctaaaaaggggtccgtggagcctcagttacgagtctcaaaacacgggaatagccagatatccctctacgtatcagggtggtttggtgctctccccactaggaggcaccccttggcaatgggcttccttctctggagagagggatatctggctattcccgtgttttgagactcgtaactgaggctccacggacccctttttagcatatttaaattttgtatgggacaatcaatggagactcgtaaatgagtactccattggaatttttcactgttctccctgagttcagtgattgttgtgttttatatttatatatatatatatatatatatatatatatatatatatatatatacacacacatagatagatatatttttttctttttttttttcaaatatgcaACAGaacaaaacacaagaaaaaaaattaacacagaATGATTAATATTTAAATTTAACAAATTTCACCAGGATTTGTATTAATTTCCCAATGTTCATTACCACCAGCATCCATTGACATGTTGAATTACTGCTGTACATGATAAATGTCCTGTAAAGGCACCTTTACATGAGCGGATTAAGAAAATGCTGTAGTAGTTAGTCAGTAGAttacatcttttgtgcagccaataAAATCTTATCAGCCGCCCATCATAGGCAACAATGATAAAGTTACAGGCCGCAAGCTTAATCACTAAGATCAGTGCTCATTATTCAAGCCGTCTTGACCCACCTAAAGGTTCCTTAAGAGTAGACCAACTATACTTTGAAATATTGTGAGATTGGAAACAGTATTTAGATAGGAAAATGCTTTAAAAAGGCTTCTCCACAAAGAAGAGCCTCTGAGTAACTTTTATGTGGACCCAAAGTAAATTAGAAGGTGGTAATACAGGAAATGATATACCGAATTATATAAGATACCTATCAAATTCAAAATGGCCACATCAAGTTTTTTTATGCTCAAAAAAATCAGGCCACTGATCACTGATAGTAATTCAGGTTATTATTTTATTCATATTTACACACATAAGATTTGTTGCTTACATTTCAACATCAAAATATTGGCCCCATTCATCTCCATGGGGTTGTTTTATTGGCTAGAATGAATGGGACATTCGCAGAAACTGTGGCCACAAAGTCACTGTTTGTAAATGCTGTAAACCTATAGGCCACATTGTTTTTGGATAACTATGTATGCAGTTTGACATCTCATCTAATCTAATAAGTGAACTAGACTTTcacaaaaaatagcaaaaaatatGTGTCTTGTGTGGATAGTTTAAGTCTATCCAGTCATAAATTCATAAGGCATACCAAGCCATAATGTTGATATTTAAGTAAATTTAGGGTTCTTATATGATTATCATTCAAATAACCCTTATAAAACCTGCAACCATTAAtcatattaatttttatttatttagttagtgTTCTGTATGGAAATCATATTAATATCTAGGTAAAATTAAGTACGGCCTTTGATGCTGTTCCTTTTCAATGAGTTCAGCTGTCCACCATCAATATTGATtaagtattatatattataagaaGAAACAAATTTACATATTCACATTGTAAATCATTATTGATGACTTACAGGTGACTTGAATGTGATTAGTCAAAAACAGGAGACTTTGAAATAATAACTTATTGTAGTGTATATTATTTACAAAATGTACCTTGAAATATGATATGACCCCTGAAATGTAAGATTTTTCACTGTCTACTAAAATTCATACTACAAAACATatttgtattgcatatataaaGGTTAATAAAGGTCACCTTGTCACCTGGAGCTAAGCTGATTGTCCTGTTATCCTGTGATGGATATTCTATTCAGAGCTGTGCACAAAAAATCCACAATGGATTACAGTATAACACATGTTAGAACAGTAATAACACCAGAATTCTGGAATTTCAATTATGTGGCTTTATTGACTAGTGCGAATTTTAGGCTGATCCTTAATGGTTTAATAAACATGCTGCAGACAGTGGCATAGATGTAGGGGTTGCAGCTGTCACCGGCCCATACATCAAGGCAATCAACCCCCCCCACCTTCACCTTGTTAATGGGGTTGCCCGGGATAAAATGGTATTTTACTATGCTGCCAGGACTGCAGGGAAGATTTTAGGggcatatacttacctgtcccactctaTTACCGTTGCCAGGTCCCAGGTCACTTGCTTTCCACTGTCACCAGTGATTTAAAAACATCTGCTGATGTGCCGCTCCTGCCGAAAATGGaagttatatttatatatatatatatatatatatatatatatatatatacgtctgTATAGGTATCTATATGTGAGAGTGTATTTATTGAAGACATTGTATCTATAAGACCATAGATGTGGGAAGGCCCATGTCCAAGCATTTGCATTCGAGACCATGAACCTTTAGTTATGCCCCTGGctacagatttaaaaaaaggtTTGCAGATTTTCTATTtacaaaataaaatgaaaaactaTAATCATATGTGTAAagaaaattgaaaaaagaaaataaatcaaGACAATGGCTATGTtccccacaatgtttttttctctaCTTTTGAAATTACATCCTTCATTTTGAGTTTAATTTTAAAATTACATccatcatttagctgtttggccgcccaatgcattgaagtaaatagaatgACTGACTTCCAAtccacacagtgtatgaaat
Above is a window of Dendropsophus ebraccatus isolate aDenEbr1 chromosome 7, aDenEbr1.pat, whole genome shotgun sequence DNA encoding:
- the MTNR1A gene encoding melatonin receptor type 1A; the protein is MLLNISALNSSLHIPKDLLLDRPPWVPTALAAILIFTIVIDILGNLLVILSVFRNRKLRNAGNIFVVSLAVADLVVAIYPYPLVVTSIFRKGWNLGYLHCQISGFLMGISVIGSIFNIAGVAINRYCYICHSLKYDKLYSDKNSLFYVILIWVLTFIAIVPNLFVGSLQYDARIYSCTFSQSVSSAYTIAVVFFHFILPITIVTFCYLRIWILVIQVRRRVKPDNKPKLKPHDFRNFLTMFVVFVLFAVCWAPLNFIGLAVAVNPDTILPRIPEWLFVGSYYMAYFNSCLNAIIYGLLNQNFRREYKRIIISICTARIFFQESSNDGAEKIKSKPSPMLTNNNQVKVDSV